CCGTCGTCGACCCCGCGGTGGCACAGCCCGGTGAACTCGTCGTGATCGTCGGCGCCGACGGCACTTCGCTCTTGGGTTAGGCGCGTCGGCCCGCCGCCGCAGCCTGCCAACACCCTGCCCGTTGCGCCGCGCAGGGTGGGGCCACGCGGTGTTTCCCGTGCGTTCAATCTCCGTTCTCGTCGCGGCTGATCTGCCGCACCCGGGCGTTTCCGGGGGTCGGTAGCTTCCTCGTGTTGATTCATGAGGGCGCCGCAGCGCCGAGGGAGAGATTCTTATGACCACTGGAACCGTGAAGTGGTTCAACGCCGAAAAGGGCTTCGGCTTCATCACCGTCGATGGTGAGGGTGGGGATGTGTTCGTGCACTACCGCTCCATCGAGATGAAGGGCTTTCGGACGCTCGAAGAGGGCCAGGCCGTCGAGTTCGAGGTTGTGCAGGGCGAAAAGGGCCCGCAGGCCGAGCACGTTCGTCCCGCCGGCGCCTAACGACGGGCCGCAGCCTGATCCAAGGCTGGCTGTCTGAAATCGTTCGCCACCAGCGGACCGGCGGGGCTCTGCTTGCACTCTCAGGTTGAGAGTGCCAACATTGTCTTTAGCACTCGAGTTAGCTGAGTGCTAATTTGTTGAACCGCCAATGGACGTCCTGAAAGGACGAAGAATTTATGTCGAAGATGATCGCCTTTGATGAAGAGGCTCGTCGCGGTCTTGAGCGTGGACTGAACATCCTCGCCGACACCGTGAAGGTTACCCTTGGCCCGCGCGGCCGCAACGTTGTTCTCGAGAAGAAGTGGGGCGCTCCCACCATCACGAACGACGGTGTCTCGATCGCCAAGGAAATCGAACTCGAAGACCCATACGAGAAGATCGGTGCCGAGCTCGTCAAGGAGGTCGCGAAGAAGACCGACGACGTCGCTGGTGACGGTACGACCACCGCAACCGTGCTTGCTCAGGCGCTCGTCAAGGAAGGCCTCCGCAACGTTGCTGCCGGCGCCGACCCCATCTCGGTCCGCCGTGGAATTGACAAGGCTGTTGACGCCGTTGTCGCCTCGCTCCTCGAGGGCGCGCAGGATGTCGAGACCAAGGAGCACATCGCTGCTACCGCCTCGATCTCGGCTGCTGACCCGCAGATCGGTGAGATCATCGCTGAGGCAATCGACAAGGTCGGTCGCGAAGGCGTCGTGACCGTCGAAGAGTCGAACACCTTCGGCACCACCCTCGAACTGACCGAGGGTATGCGCTTCGACAAGGGCTACCTCTCGCAGTACTTCGTGACTGACGCGGAGCGCCAGGAAGCGGTCTTCGAGGACCCATACATCCTCATCGTCAACAGCAAGATCTCGAACGTCAAGGACCTCCTCCCGGTCGTTGACAAGGTCATGCAGGCTGGCAAGCAGCTCCTCATCATCGCGGAAGACGTCGACGGTGAAGCACTCGCGACCCTCGTTGTGAACAAGATCCGCGGCATCTTCAAGTCGGCTGCCGTCAAGGCTCCGGGCTTCGGCGACCGCCGCAAGGCAATGCTGCAGGACATCGCGATCCTCACCGGCGGCCAGGTCATCTCGGAAGAGGTTGGCCTCAAGCTCGAGAACACCGAGCTCGACATGCTCGGCCGCGCACGCAAGGTCGTCATCACCAAGGACGAGACCACGATCATCGAGGGCGCTGGCGCCGCCGAGCAGATCGAGGGTCGCGTCTCGCAGATCAAGGCTGAGATCGCGAACACCGACTCAGACTACGACCGTGAGAAGCTCCAGGAGCGCCTCGCGAAGCTCGCCGGTGGCGTTGCCGTCATCAAGGCTGGTGCCGCAACCGAGGTTGAGCTCAAGGAGCGCAAGCACCGCATTGAGGACGCAGTCCGCAACGCAAAGGCTGCTGTTGAAGAAGGTATCGTCGCCGGTGGTGGCGTTGCCCTCGCACAGTCCGGCGCGGCTGTTGACGGCCTCGAGCTCTCGGGCGATGAGGCGACCGGTGCGAAGATCGTGAAGTGGGCGCTCGACGCTCCGCTCAAGCAGATCGCACTCAACGCTGGTCTTGAAGCAGGCGTCGTCGCAGAGCGAGTCCGCAACCTCGAGGCAGGCCACGGCCTGAACGCCGCGAACGGCGAGTACGTCGACATGGTTGCTACCGGCATCCTCGACCCCGTAAAGGTGACCCGCTCGGCGCTGCAGAACGCGGCTTCGATCGCTGGCCTCTTCCTCACCACCGAGGCTGTTGTTGCAGACAAGCCGGTTCCGGCAAGCGCAGCTCCGGCGGCTGACCCCACCGGCGGGATGGACTTCTAAGTCTGACTAACGGTTCACACAGTGGGCGGTACCCCTTCGGGTGCCGCCCACTGGTGCATTAACCGGACCGCTCGCGTCGGGCGTGACGGCTGCTAGACGGCGAAGAGACGGATGATGTCGCTCTCGGTCGTGCCGTAGTAATCTGCTGCGGCACCAAGCGCCTGGTTGATGCTCTGGATGGCCTCCTCAACCTGGCTCTGGGCGCCGCGCCACTGCTCGACGGCACCCTGAAACGCGACGGAGGCCTGACCCGACCAGCTTGATTCGAGCGTGGTCAGCGTCGTCGTGAGCTGGCTCGTATGGGTCTGGACGGCATCGATATCGCTGTATGCGGTGGCCATGGTCGTGGCCATGAAATCTGAGTCAACGGTGAACTTTGCCACGGCGGGCTCCTTCTGCTCCGTCCCCGCGCGCATTGGTCGCGGGTGACGAGACCAAGGTAGGCCGCGCATCCGCGCCGCGAGTGGCCACGCCCGCGACCTGTGGAGGAGAGCGCATCCACAGGCGGATACGCGACCGGGTAACGCCGAAGCGGAGGCGAGAGCTGTGCGCGATTACGCGGAAAGCTGTGCGCGATTACGCGGAGTAGTCGTCCTCGACGGGCGGTGCGGTCAGCAGCGGGAACTTGAGGCGGAAGGTAGCCCCGCCACCGGGCGTGTCCACGACGTCCACGGTACCTTCGTGGGCCTGCATGATGGCCGACACGATCGCGAGCCCGAGGCCCGTGCCGCCGGTGTCGCGCGCGCGGGACTTGTCGGCTCGCCAGAAGCGCTGGAAGATCTTCTGTTGTTCTTCCTCCGTGACGCCTTCGCCGTGGTCGATGACCTCGATGATGGCGAGCTTGCGCGGCTCATCGACGACTACGCCGAGCTCGAGCGGGCTGCCCTCGGGCGTGTACCGCAGGGCGTTGCCGACGATGTTCTGGATGGCCTGGCGAACCTTGTCGCTGTTGCCGTAGATCATCGCCGGGATGTCGCCCTCGTCCTCGTCGTAGGAGTCGGTCTGCGCCATCGCCGCGGGCTCCACGATTTCAGGGGTGGGGGCAGAGGCGGGGGCCTGGCTGGCGTCGCGCTGGTCATCAACCGCGAGGTCATCGTCGGTTGCCGCCGCGTTGCGGCGCATCCGAGGCATGCGCGGGGTCAGCGCTTGTACGAGCCGACGACGGCGGGCGCCGCGCTCTCGCGGCGCCTGTTCTTCGGGCTCTGCGGTCGCCACGTCTTCATCACTTGACTCGAGCAACGGATTCGCGGACAAGGGCTCGGAAGCACCAGCATGCCCGAATGCGCTCTGACCGGGGTCGTATTCGGTATCGTCGGCGGTTACCACGTACACGGGCCTCACACTGACGGTGCGCTCGGGAGCCTGCGCCATCGTGTCCATCGCCGCATCCTCGGCGAGTGGCTCGAGGTCGATGACGTCCTTGGGCACCTCGCGGTCCTCGTCGAGCCTGGCGAGCTGGAGGAGGTCCTCGACGAGGCCCCCCATGCGCTTCGCCTCGCCCTCGATTCGGTCCATCGCGCTATCAACCTTTTCCTCGCTGTCGAGCGCGCCCATGCGGTAAAGCTCGGCGTAGCCTCGCACGGTCACGAGCGGGGTACGCAACTCGTGGGATGCATCCCCGACGAACCGGCGCATCTGCGAGATCGTGCGATCACGCTCAATCAGCGCGGAATCGATGCGGCCAAGCATCGAGTTGAGGGCGCGCGAGAGCCTGCCGACCTCAGTATTCGGTGTCGATTCGGGCAATCGCTGGTCATAATCGCCCGCCGCAAAGGCCATCGCGGTGGCCTCCACTTTTCGGAGCGGTTGGAGGGTCGCGGACACCATGAGGCGCGTGAGCGCCGCGGCAAAGATCAGGACGGAGAGCCCGAAGCCGAAGAAGATCGCGAGGAAGCTGGCCATCGTGGCGTTCACGCTCGATAGGGGCATCGCGACCACGAGGGTGCCGTAAACTTGGTCGGCCTGGTACTGATCCTCGCGAACCGTCACGACACGCCAGGGCGCGCCGAGCCCGTCGTGAATCTCGCCGATTGGGTAGGAAGGCCCGTCCGGATCCGCGGGCAAGTCGAACGGGATCGTGCTCGTGTCTGGCGCGATGGATCGCGGCCGGCCTGTCC
This DNA window, taken from Gulosibacter molinativorax, encodes the following:
- a CDS encoding cold-shock protein; the encoded protein is MTTGTVKWFNAEKGFGFITVDGEGGDVFVHYRSIEMKGFRTLEEGQAVEFEVVQGEKGPQAEHVRPAGA
- the groL gene encoding chaperonin GroEL (60 kDa chaperone family; promotes refolding of misfolded polypeptides especially under stressful conditions; forms two stacked rings of heptamers to form a barrel-shaped 14mer; ends can be capped by GroES; misfolded proteins enter the barrel where they are refolded when GroES binds), whose product is MSKMIAFDEEARRGLERGLNILADTVKVTLGPRGRNVVLEKKWGAPTITNDGVSIAKEIELEDPYEKIGAELVKEVAKKTDDVAGDGTTTATVLAQALVKEGLRNVAAGADPISVRRGIDKAVDAVVASLLEGAQDVETKEHIAATASISAADPQIGEIIAEAIDKVGREGVVTVEESNTFGTTLELTEGMRFDKGYLSQYFVTDAERQEAVFEDPYILIVNSKISNVKDLLPVVDKVMQAGKQLLIIAEDVDGEALATLVVNKIRGIFKSAAVKAPGFGDRRKAMLQDIAILTGGQVISEEVGLKLENTELDMLGRARKVVITKDETTIIEGAGAAEQIEGRVSQIKAEIANTDSDYDREKLQERLAKLAGGVAVIKAGAATEVELKERKHRIEDAVRNAKAAVEEGIVAGGGVALAQSGAAVDGLELSGDEATGAKIVKWALDAPLKQIALNAGLEAGVVAERVRNLEAGHGLNAANGEYVDMVATGILDPVKVTRSALQNAASIAGLFLTTEAVVADKPVPASAAPAADPTGGMDF
- a CDS encoding WXG100 family type VII secretion target, whose protein sequence is MAKFTVDSDFMATTMATAYSDIDAVQTHTSQLTTTLTTLESSWSGQASVAFQGAVEQWRGAQSQVEEAIQSINQALGAAADYYGTTESDIIRLFAV
- a CDS encoding sensor histidine kinase, with the translated sequence MAKRFPRWDQFSLRNQLTIVNVVLLAFSLIVAGTGTTLLLRPTLVGQMDANLRSIAADPSLVVGSEANTGQFTFEHIRNAPQPYYVAIVDESGRLLVDNWTGRPRSIAPDTSTIPFDLPADPDGPSYPIGEIHDGLGAPWRVVTVREDQYQADQVYGTLVVAMPLSSVNATMASFLAIFFGFGLSVLIFAAALTRLMVSATLQPLRKVEATAMAFAAGDYDQRLPESTPNTEVGRLSRALNSMLGRIDSALIERDRTISQMRRFVGDASHELRTPLVTVRGYAELYRMGALDSEEKVDSAMDRIEGEAKRMGGLVEDLLQLARLDEDREVPKDVIDLEPLAEDAAMDTMAQAPERTVSVRPVYVVTADDTEYDPGQSAFGHAGASEPLSANPLLESSDEDVATAEPEEQAPRERGARRRRLVQALTPRMPRMRRNAAATDDDLAVDDQRDASQAPASAPTPEIVEPAAMAQTDSYDEDEGDIPAMIYGNSDKVRQAIQNIVGNALRYTPEGSPLELGVVVDEPRKLAIIEVIDHGEGVTEEEQQKIFQRFWRADKSRARDTGGTGLGLAIVSAIMQAHEGTVDVVDTPGGGATFRLKFPLLTAPPVEDDYSA